In one window of Sus scrofa isolate TJ Tabasco breed Duroc chromosome Y, Sscrofa11.1, whole genome shotgun sequence DNA:
- the LOC110257939 gene encoding arylsulfatase E-like isoform X1, with protein MLHLGSSWSGLALTIGVLLGSKPSAYGDLSASRPNILLLMADDLGIGDLGCYGNHTIRTPNIDRLAADGVMLTQHLAAASLCTPSRAAFLTGRYPLRSGMVSSTGSRVLQWVAASGGLPPNETTFAKILKDKGYVTGLVGMYSLSVLRAFLFLDMF; from the exons ATGTTACATCTGGGCAGTTCTTG GAGCGGGCTGGCCCTGACCATCGGCGTGCTTCTGGGTTCGAAGCCCTCGGCTTACGGCGATTTGTCCGCCTCCCGTCCAAACATCCTTCTTCTGATGGCGGACGATCTGGGCATCGGAGACCTTGGCTGCTATGGCAACCACACCATAAG GACGCCAAACATTGACCGCCTCGCCGCGGACGGCGTGATGCTCACCCAGCACCTCGCGGCAGCTTCACTGTGCACCCCGAGCAGAGCCGCTTTCCTCACGGGCAGATACCCACTCCGATCAG GTATGGTTTCCAGCACCGGCTCGCGTGTTCTGCAGTGGGTGGCAGCCTCCGGAGGCTTGCCACCAAATGAGACGACATTTGCAAAAATATTGAAGGACAAAGGCTACGTGACTGGACTTGTGGGTATGTACAGCCTCTCAGTTCTACGTGCATTTCTCTTTTTGgacatgttttaa
- the LOC110257939 gene encoding arylsulfatase E-like isoform X2: protein MLHLGSSWSGLALTIGVLLGSKPSAYGDLSASRPNILLLMADDLGIGDLGCYGNHTIRTPNIDRLAADGVMLTQHLAAASLCTPSRAAFLTGRYPLRSGSCSIQATRHSSQGYTAASHWTTSSLSIPLSMDI from the exons ATGTTACATCTGGGCAGTTCTTG GAGCGGGCTGGCCCTGACCATCGGCGTGCTTCTGGGTTCGAAGCCCTCGGCTTACGGCGATTTGTCCGCCTCCCGTCCAAACATCCTTCTTCTGATGGCGGACGATCTGGGCATCGGAGACCTTGGCTGCTATGGCAACCACACCATAAG GACGCCAAACATTGACCGCCTCGCCGCGGACGGCGTGATGCTCACCCAGCACCTCGCGGCAGCTTCACTGTGCACCCCGAGCAGAGCCGCTTTCCTCACGGGCAGATACCCACTCCGATCAG gcTCATGCTCCATCCAAGCGACGAGacacagttcccagggctacacagcagcatcccactggaccacatcttctttatccatccctctgtcgatggacatttag